A single window of Columba livia isolate bColLiv1 breed racing homer chromosome 16, bColLiv1.pat.W.v2, whole genome shotgun sequence DNA harbors:
- the EIF6 gene encoding eukaryotic translation initiation factor 6, whose protein sequence is MAVRASFENNNELGCFAKLTNAYCLVAIGGSENFYSVFEGELFGTIPVVHASIAGCRIIGRMCVGNRHGLLVPSSTTDQELQHIRNSLPDSVRIQRVEERLSALGNVTTCNDYVALVHPDLDRETEEILADVLKVEVFRQTVADQVLVGSYCVFSNQGGIVHPKTSIDDQDELSSLLQVPLVAGTVNRGSEVIAAGMVVNDWCAFCGLDTTSTELSVIESIFRLNEAQPSTIATNMRDSLIDSLT, encoded by the exons ATGGCGGTGCGCGCCTCCTTCGAGAACAACAACGAGCTGGGCTGCTTCGCCAAGCTCACCAACGCGTACTGCCTCGTGGCCATCGGCGGCTCCGAGAACTTCTACAG CGTGTTCGAGGGGGAGCTGTTCGGCACCATCCCGGTGGTTCACGCGTCCATCGCCGGCTGCCGCATCATCGGCAGGATGTGTGTGG GAAACAGACATGGACTGTTGGTCCCAAGCAGTACGACAGACCAAGAGCTTCAGCATATCCGCAATAGTCTTCCAGATTCTGTACGAATTCAGCGAGTAGAAGAGCGTCTCTCGGCGCTGGGCAACGTCACTACCTGCAATGACTACGTAGCCCTCGTTCACCCGGATCTGGACAGG GAGACAGAAGAGATCTTGGCCGACGTACTGAAGGTTGAGGTTTTCAGACAAACGGTTGCAGATCAGGTGCTGGTAGGAAGTTACTGTGTTTTTAGTAACCAAGGAGGAATTGTGCACCCCAAAACTTCAATTGATGATCAGGATGAACTGTCTTCGTTGCTCCAGGTCCCCCTCGTG GCGGGGACGGTGAACCGCGGCAGCGAGGTCATCGCGGCAGGAATGGTTGTCAACGACTGGTGCGCGTTCTGCGGGCTGGACACCACCAGCACCGAGCTCTCCGTCATCGAGAGCATCTTCCGGCTCAACGAAGCTCAGCCAAGTACAATCGCTACCAACATGAGAGATTCCTTGATTGACAG CTTGACATGA